TTGGGGGTCCTGTATCTCCATATCCTGGGATGCTGCATTAAAACTTTTCTCCTTTGCTTCCTTACTGCAACCTGGTGGGTGGGCGAGCAGTTGTCCAGATTGAATGAGAGGACAGTGGAGGAAGGAAGCAGTGATGGAGAAAAGCcccagaggagggaaaaagaaaaaataagctagttttgagcagggaacgttcctaccaactctgttctactgtagagcacacggtaagcgctcaataaataccactgattgatgaaatgCTTtgtaataacatttactgagagcccgctgggtgcagtgtactgtactaagcatcatccAGGAAGCGGCTGTCTATTCCAATCTTCCTGGCAAATTTCTGGGCCAATTAGGAGGTACTCAAAAGGACCCAATCTCACAACAAAAATAATCGGTATCATCACAACCTATGGCATTTGAGTCCTACTATGCTGAATTTCCAAAGCACAAGTATCTAATTCTCTTTCAAAAGGACTCTGGTTAAAGAATCAGATACTAATAGCATTTTTAAAGTCTGTCCGAATTTTTGACTTTCTTAAGCCATTAAATTTGCCCCATGAAAACAAGAGTAACAATTTGTTCCCAAGTTCAGCCCTTGGAAATGCCATTTCGCTTTAGGGTGATTTTTACCACAGTGCTCCAAAAAGTAATTCTTATGCAGAAATTCTAGGAAATGCTGCAATTAACCAAAGTAATTTGTGAACTCAGATCATTTGTTCTTCACCTCACTCCCAGTTCTCCAAAACTAGAAGTGTCTACATGAATTTTGGTTTCTGAAATCCTAATGACCAATTTcaacttactttttttttttaagggtacttTCAGGAGGAATTGAGAGGACCTGCTCTAATACTGTTTTTTAGGTGGCCCGTGGAATAATTAGCCACTTTTACCAAATAAATCAGCCTTTCTTTTTAGTAAACATTACCCACATCACACATTTAATTTTACAGCACGATCCTATACCACATGTCTCAACCATCAACTATCCGTCCCCTTACAAGGAAACTTGACATTTTTGGCATCCAAGAACTTCTGATATCTACCTGGAATTTTACTTCATACCTTCAATTTTCAGGTTATTTAAAAACAATAAGCATTTGTTATTGAAGCTAGTAGTCTGCATTATAACACTATCTGCTTTTTCATGTCAGGTGACAGTGAGAACCTCTACTTTTTTActtcccctttgtctctcttttAGTGATGAGATAGGTCGCTAGGCATCGCTGTCCAAGAGGCTTTTTTTCTCTTTGTACATCCAGTTTTCAAGTTCATCTGCATTGTGCTGAAATCATTACGTTGAAATCATGTCCTAATGAGCCAGCTTGGAGGTAGTAATTGCCATTAGAGCAATACTCGGGTTACTGAAAAATAATCAGTGACTTTTGACCACTTCTCAGAATCCTAAGGATTGCAAGTTTTAATATCACAATATTACCATTTTCTCGTAGCAAGGAGCACTGGTTGCTGAACCATCCATCTGATTCCCCCAAAATGTACTATATTAGAGCCTCTGTAGACACTTCAGGAAATGAAGTATCACATTTTTCATTGCATATTTGAAATAACATGACCGACATTGAGAAAGTGAAGACAATGCTttagcacatacatatatataagtatatatacatgTTATGTATGTGCTAAagcgttgtgtgtgtgtgagtgtgtgtgtgtgtgtgttttcccatATTAAAGTGGTTTAAGACATACGCTAATTTGGCCACCAGCTCTTCTACATGGAGCATTCAACTTCTAACAATTCCTCCCTCGCACCCCCAGAGTGCCAGCAACAAGTAATATCATTCACGCAATGGGTCAaattacaaattaaaaaaaaaacctatataTCAAAGAATAAAATTCTGAGGACTAAAGTCCTGACAAACTGACAACAGAGGCTAAGCCTTCCAAAATGGAGCTCATCAATGACATGTATGAAAACAGATGATTTTTGAGGTGATACCATTACTAAAGCCACTGCTAACTTGTAAAAATGAGTTACATCATCTCAAAaagtctctgcctctctcatgCACTCATATGCTGAGCTTCATTTTCTTTGATTTCACCCACTTCCCAGCAGGAGTTCCAGCCATGGTGAGGTATCAAAGTGCGACAGCTCCCACGGGGAGAcacaccccattcattcaatggagAGATACTGAAACAGACATACTGAAATATGAAAAATTTCATATTTAATATATATTCTTGTACAGTAGATGTTTTATTATATGCCCCCTCTACAGCACTTTTATATCTTTCATGTGCTTTACAACCATTCTCTATTTCTCAGCTTATATAAATTTAGGCATTTATGAAGATTAGCCAACAATCTTCTATTTTGAATCTCCCTTCCACTACGGCAATATTATCTAGCACATAGGTACACAATTGGCCCAAGTACCTTCCGATAAATTAGCTAGAAGAAAAGAATTTTTTGTAGAACTACCCGTGTAAGTTTGAAAAACCAAAACTTCCCCCCCTTTAAGGTTGCAAATACCAAAGCTGAGGATCAGGTGATGGACAAGTACTTAACATATTTCTGACCGTGCTCTAATGGATCTCTTTCATATGGCAGACTCATCTTTCCTCTGTGAAATGACAGAGCTGGCCTTGAAAGTACACTGTGCCAGCGATGAGAACACGGAGGAGACTTCAAAGATGCAAACTATTAGACCAGGATAACATAAGGAGTTGAAATTAGCAGACCGCTCGACATTTCGGAATGCTTGAACTGAGCGGTTCAAAAGGGGGGAAATTTTGCAAAACTTGCTGGATTGTTACTTAAACACCAACAAGCCATTCTTAGCGTAGAAATAATGCACAAAGAAGCTAACTAAGCTTATCAGGCATTGAAAAGTAGATCAGAACTATAAAGCATGGGCCGCTGAATGAGGCAGAGGGGATCGGAAGACTCAGATAAGACAGAACGTGATTTCAGATGCTATAAAGTTGGGTGAAGATGCTGTAAGGAAGGGGCACCTACTACTCTGGACAAGGTACGGAGCAGTGAGGCCGTGTCTTAATAACGTCTAATCAATACTGAAAGCACTAGTGGGAGGTTCATTAAAAGAGAAAGAGATCTGGGCAAGATCCCATGGTTTAAAAATAGTCTCGTCCCTATCTTTCACCATTTTGATATTTTTGCTGGCGTGCAAAAGTGCACTGGAAACCTCAAAACaagctttttgggtttttttgtttgtgtgtgtgtggttttttttttttttttttttaatttgccatGTCTTGTTAATACACTGCAGTCTTCAAATTTACACAGAGCTGCAGGCCTCCTGGTTTTCTCAAGTGTCACTCATCTAATTTAGCATGACAGCTGAGAAACGGCGTCAGGCGCTTTTACAGTTCAGTTTAAAAAACATCCTCTACCTGGTATCTCCGCAGTGATTGTCTTGCTGCTCCCCGAGACCTCTTCGTCGTCGTCGGACGAGCTCGTGCTGGAGTCGCAGGTCAGGTCGCTGTCGCTGGTACTGCTGTCCTGCAGCAGGTTGTACTTCTTCCGGGCCGCCGCCTCCCGCTTCTGCCTCAGGAGCCGGATCCTCTCTTTGTGCTTTTGGCTCCGGTGGCCTTTAACCTTGGCGACTCGGCCGTTCTGCTTCTCGCTCGACTGCCGGTTTTTCTTGGCGGCCATGGTGGACGTCTCGCTCTCGGACCGGGACCGTCTGGCCTTGCGCCCCACCGCCGAGCCGGTCCCGCCGGAAGGGTCGCCCTCGACGGCGGCCTCCGCCTGGCCCGGCTCGTTCTCCTCGGCGGAGGACAGCGTGTCGGAGTCGGCCAGGTGCccgctggaggagggggagagcatgcAGTGATTCGAAGAGTCGCTCTCGTACACCCGGCTGGCCACGGGCTTGTCGCTCTCGGTGGATGCCAGCTGAGACTCGGAGGAGTCCCGCCTCAGTTCCATCAGCAAGCAAGGCATTGAAGAGAGGACCGTGGAATCTGCTACGATGGCCACTCCGTCTTTCGGAGCGGGGCTTTCCAGTTCTATAGGTCCGTCTTCGGCCTGAGCCGCCTCCTGTTTTCCCGACGGTTTCGGCCGGCCTTCGGGCTCGATGAGCTCTTCGACTTTTCCAACCGCCTCCTCCATCTTCATTGCAGAATTCCCACTTCCCTGGAGTCAGATCATGGAGCCCAGCGTCTAGAGGCTGGGGAACTAGATCAAGGATTCAACGGGAAAGCAACCTGCGCAAAGACACACACAATTAGTGAACGGAACGTAAAGGACAGACTGTTCAAACAGACTATTCAAACCCTAGAAGAaggaaactatttctcctcccttattgacacccatgcccatcacccccgccagctcttccgtacattcaactcccttctcaggcccccggttcctccccctcctccttccctcacccccaacgatctggcctcctacttcattaacaaaattaaatccatcaggtccgacctccccaaagtctcttcccccctttctccaaccccccggctctcaacattctctgctactctcccatccttcccagcggtatcctcagaggaactctcctccctcctctcaagtgctactccggccacctgtgcttctgaccccattccctctcatcttatgaaatctctcgctccatcccttctcccctccttaacttccatcttcaaccgctcactctccactggttccttcccctctgccttcaaacatgcccatgtctctcccatcctaaaaaaaccctctcttgaccccacctcaccttctagttatcgtcccatatccctcctaccattcctttccaaactccttgaacaagttgtctacacacgctgcctagaattcctcaacaacaactctctcctcgaccccctccagtctggcttccgtccccttcattccacggaaactgcgctctcaaaggtcaccaatgacctcctgcttgccaaatccaacggctcatactctgtcctaatcctcctcgacctctcagctgcctttgacactgtggaccacccccttctcctcaacacgttatctgaccttggcttcacagactccgtcctctcctggttctcctcttacctctccggtcgttctttctcagtctcttttgcaggctcctcctccccctcccatcctcttactgtgggagttccccaaggttcagtgcttggtccccttctgttctcaatctacactcactcccttggtgacctcattcgctcccacggcttcaactatcatctctacgctgatgacacccagatctacatctctgcccctgctctctccccctccctccaggctcgcatctcctcctgccttcaggacatctccatctggatgtccgcccgccacctaaagctcaacatgtcgaagactgagctccttgtcttccctcccaaaccttgtcctctccctgactttcccatctctgttgacggcactaccatccttcccgtctcacaagcccgcaaccttggtgtcatcctcgactccgctctctcattcacccctcacatccaagccgtcaccaaaacctgccggtctcagctccgcaacattgccaagatccgccctttcctctccatccaaaccgctaccctgctaattcaagctctcatcctatcccgtctggactactgcactagccttctctctgatctcccatcctcgtgtctctctccacttcaatccatacttcatgctgctgcccggattatctttgtccagaaacgctctggacatatcactcccctcctcaaaaacctccaatggctaccgatcaatctgcgcatcaggcagaaactcctcaccctgggcttcaaggctctccatcacctcgccccctcctacctcacctcccttctctccttctactgcccagcccgcaccctccgctcctccaccactaatctcctcactgtacctcgctctcgcctgtcccgccgtcgacccccggcccacgtcatcccccgggcctggaatgccctccctctgcccatccgccaagctagctctcttcctcccttcaaggccctgctgagagctcacctcctccaggaggccttcccagactgagccccttctttcctctccccctcgtccccctctccatccccgtcttacctccttcccttccccacagcacctgtatatatgtatatatggttgtacatatttattactctgtttatttatttatttattttacttgtacatttctatcctacttattttattttgttggtatgtttggttctgttctctgtctcccccttttagactgtgagcccactatcgggtagggactgtctctatgtgatgccaatttgtacttcccaagcgcttagtacagtgctctgcacatagtaagcgctcaataaatacgattgattgattgattgattgatagaagcaccTCAGGGTATCTTTTGGAAGAAGCTGACAAAATTACCCTGTAGAGACTTGACATCTCCTGAGAACACATCCAGAGAATCTGTACTTCTTTCCTGGATGCTTTATTTAGAGGGAGAAATGGTCTGGGGTCTACTTACTGAGGTGCTGTTACAAGAAGTTCCTAAAAATGGCACATTCACACCTGCAACTGTCTTCATAGATGCTTGCATTTAGCTACGAAAACCACTTCCAAACTTCATATTCTATATTCGTTTTCAACAAGCTCCGTGACCTTGAAAATGCTGGCTTTAAGGTGAATTTTAGATTCTAAGAAAGAAATGTCATTTGGAAAAATCAGAGACCGGGGCCTCTAACTTTTGCAAGGCAGGAGTTAATTCAAGTTTTCCTCTACCTCATGTCTTACCTTTTAGGATCAATGCCTCACAGTAGTTGTAAGTTCCCTCCCCTGATTCCTACCCCCAGTTACTAAGGAGAAACTATTTCGGGTCCTAGTTCCCGCATCCGGGAAGGACTACTGACTATTTCATGCACCCATCTTTCCCAGCCTCGCTAAACAAGAGATGGTGGTTTCTGTTTGTTGTCAAAGAATACATTTTTCTCTCCTAAGCTTTTAACTTCAGTTGCAAACTATAAAGAGCACCTCTACTTCCTTCTCATGAGAAACGAGGGTGACGGGGAGGCCTATAAAGAATAAAACGAGCTTGAAACCCCTCTTTACCTATCATCAAGAGAAGTGTGTccgagtggatggagcacaggcttgggagtcagaggtcgtgggatctaatcccggctccaccacttgtctgctgtgtgatcttgggcaactcaatttctctatgcctcagttccctcatctgtaaaatggggattaagactgtgagccccatgtgctacagggactgtgtccaacctgattagcttgcctacTGTTTCACTTGGCTCCTTGAGGTATATGTTATATACGGTATCATTGTACAGAAGCTAATTTTAACAACTTTCCGAAACCAGAAGCTGATCACCTGCAGATCTGAAAATTCTCTATGTGAAGCGGTTCCTGGGGGACACCATATAAGCCCTTTACTGTTTCGTCCCCAAAGTTCAAGCCTATATTATGCAAACTATTCACACCAAATCACTGTGTCAGGGGTGTATTTTCATCTAGATTTATAATTCCCCTTCTAACTGATCAATAGTTAGTGAGCTCCTACTGaactgagtactgtactgagtgcttgggaggattaCAACAGAGATagaagacaacaaacaaaactgtttacagaaggagaaagggaaacgcACTACCTACAAGAGTGCTTTAAACAGTAGTAGGGTAGGAAGGCGGACACGTACACAGGTGCTTCGGGTGCCTAAGTGCCTCACTGGCACAAAAGGGCTGAGGTGTTACAAAAGGGACTCAGCCTGGAGTGAGGATAAAttcaaccagggaaggcctcctgcaagaGATGTGATTCGAGAAGGGCTTAAATGGCTGAGAGAACTAaggattggcagatttgaagggggagggagctccacgCAGGAGGAAGGGCACGAGGAAAAAGTCAGAGACGCGAGAGACAggaacaaggaacagtgagtggGTTAGTTTGAGCAGAACGGAAAGTGAAAGCTGgcatatagtgggagaagagaatggataaataCGAGGGAGGGTGATAATAGAGTGCCTCCCTTAAAGCACAGGGGTTCATCCCCAAATGTTAATCAATTGACTCATGATTTATCTAGGCCCTGGACACATTTACAGTGTATTGCAAAAATGGGACCTACTTTCAAAATGGTTATGCAGTACTTAGGCTGTAAGTCTTTGACCtactctaaactgttagctccttgtgggcaggtatcatgtctactaactctgttgtactggactctcccaatcagtcaatcaatcgcatttattgagtgcttactgtgtgcagagcactgtactaagcgcttgggaagtacaagttggcaacatatagagacggtccctacccaacagtgggctcacagtctagaagggggagacagagaacaaaacaaaacatattaacaaaataaaataaatagaatagatatgtacaagtaaaataaataaagagtaataaatacgtacaaacatatatgtatatatgtttgtacgtatttattactctataaatatatatatatatacaggtatatatttattactctctctctataaatatatatacaggtaccaagcatatatacagtcccaagcacttcatacagtgcactgcacccagtaagtgctcaataaataccattcattcattcaatcaatcgtatttattgagcgcttactgtgtgcagagcactatactaagcgcttgggaagtacaagttggcaacatatagagatggtccctacccaacagtggactcacaatctagaagggggagtcagagaacaaaaccatattaacaaaataaaataaatagaatagatatgtacaagtaaaataaagtaataaatatgtacaaaacatatatacaggtaccaaGCATAtgtacagtcccaagcacttcgtacggtgctctgcacccagtaagtgttcaataaataccattcacgcattcattcattcaatcgtatttattgagcgcctactgtgtgcagagcactggactaagagcttgggaagtacaagtgggcaacatctagagacggtccctacccaactattgattgattaaatctagactgtaagatcgctgtgggcagggactggctgtctattgttatactgtactctcccaagcgcttcgtacagtgctttgcacacagtgagcgcctaaTACGAGTGAAAGACTGTTATAGAATAACTGGACTAAAGCAAATGTAGCCCCCTTATAATGCCAGCAGAGGGGGTAAGAGTTAAATAAACCTAAACCCGAGACAGTAATTCCAGTTATTGAAACCAGAAAATAAAATGCTAATTTTAAATACAGGCAGGAATAGAAAAACCTGGAGTCTAGGAGAAAACTGAAGGTGTAGTGAACCGTTTTTctatgaccaaaaaaaaaaaaaagaatccacgTTCACAGCCGTTCACAAGAGAATTGCGGCTCTACATTCC
This DNA window, taken from Tachyglossus aculeatus isolate mTacAcu1 chromosome 3, mTacAcu1.pri, whole genome shotgun sequence, encodes the following:
- the C3H18orf25 gene encoding uncharacterized protein C18orf25 homolog isoform X2, which encodes MKMEEAVGKVEELIEPEGRPKPSGKQEAAQAEDGPIELESPAPKDGVAIVADSTVLSSMPCLLMELRRDSSESQLASTESDKPVASRVYESDSSNHCMLSPSSSGHLADSDTLSSAEENEPGQAEAAVEGDPSGGTGSAVGRKARRSRSESETSTMAAKKNRQSSEKQNGRVAKVKGHRSQKHKERIRLLRQKREAAARKKYNLLQDSSTSDSDLTCDSSTSSSDDDEEVSGSSKTITAEIPAGFSRAGGSGGATREIPGLLDRGTVWDRNCIGNVLEEAMNCFAEMQRQTEEKFRMWIEKLTRLDTDEESKHQLEPREPKMQLVGQRIPPSTQSGVQMPDSQVLPQQPFSSYVSYQNVDTTVEFPATLNNNFPTNFPENGNIAEHDLNQSQT
- the C3H18orf25 gene encoding uncharacterized protein C18orf25 homolog isoform X1, with product MKMEEAVGKVEELIEPEGRPKPSGKQEAAQAEDGPIELESPAPKDGVAIVADSTVLSSMPCLLMELRRDSSESQLASTESDKPVASRVYESDSSNHCMLSPSSSGHLADSDTLSSAEENEPGQAEAAVEGDPSGGTGSAVGRKARRSRSESETSTMAAKKNRQSSEKQNGRVAKVKGHRSQKHKERIRLLRQKREAAARKKYNLLQDSSTSDSDLTCDSSTSSSDDDEEVSGSSKTITAEIPDGPPVVAHYDISDTNSDPEVVNVDNLLAAAVVQEHSNSVGSQDTGATWRTSGLLEELNAEAGHLDPGYLGSDKTTSGNAQLNEEINIASSDSEVEIIGVQEHARCVHPRGGVIQSVSSWKHGSGSQYISTRQTQSWTAVTPQQNWSSPPEVVDLTLDEDTRRKYLL
- the C3H18orf25 gene encoding uncharacterized protein C18orf25 homolog isoform X3; this translates as MKMEEAVGKVEELIEPEGRPKPSGKQEAAQAEDGPIELESPAPKDGVAIVADSTVLSSMPCLLMELRRDSSESQLASTESDKPVASRVYESDSSNHCMLSPSSSGHLADSDTLSSAEENEPGQAEAAVEGDPSGGTGSAVGRKARRSRSESETSTMAAKKNRQSSEKQNGRVAKVKGHRSQKHKERIRLLRQKREAAARKKYNLLQDSSTSDSDLTCDSSTSSSDDDEEVSGSSKTITAEIPGHLDPGYLGSDKTTSGNAQLNEEINIASSDSEVEIIGVQEHARCVHPRGGVIQSVSSWKHGSGSQYISTRQTQSWTAVTPQQNWSSPPEVVDLTLDEDTRRKYLL